A window from Dysidea avara chromosome 2, odDysAvar1.4, whole genome shotgun sequence encodes these proteins:
- the LOC136246416 gene encoding uncharacterized protein: MPTTTAVPDKSTTTAISTSSKKQLESILKGQPCHVVKARIGRFTIHHGSFHTLKPGTYINDEIVNGYLRLIANIHGNCYIIGTFSLTAIINRAAVNISSHLLSKEILTTKKMLAGNRSGSKNLLPSEPIWIKPFCSWDFWKYFKT; this comes from the exons ATGCCTACAACTACAGCAGTCCCAGACAAGTCTACCACTACAGCTATCTCAACTAGTTCTAAG AAACAATTGGAAAGCATTTTAAAAGGGCAGCCATGTCATGTAGTGAAGGCAAGAATTGGTAGGTTTACCATACACCATGGAAGTTTCCATACATTGAAGCCTGGAACTTATATCAATGATGAG ATTGTCAATGGATACCTTCGACTGATAGCAAACATACACGGGAATTGTTATATCATTGGAACATTTTCATTGACAGCTATAATTAACCGTGCTGCTGTCAACATTTCTTCACATTTATTGTCAAAG GAGATATTAACTACAAAGAAGATGCTTGCAG GCAATAGATCTGGAAGCAAAAATCTTTTACCATCTGAACCCATCTGGATCAAGCCATTCTGCTCGTGGGACTTTTG GAAATATTTCAAGACATGA